DNA sequence from the Corynebacterium yudongzhengii genome:
CGGTGGCGGTAGCCGTTTCGGTAGTTGGTGCGCTCGGCAGAGCGGGCGTTCCACTCCGCCCCGCAGACGGCGTCGGCATCGGCGGACAGCAAGGCGTTGATCATGGTCTGCAGCAGCTCGCGCATCAGATCCGGCGACGCCTCGGCGAGGGCTTGGCCAAGAAGGCCGGCAGGGTCGACAATATGAGGTGCGGTCATCGTGATGACTCCATTCGAGGATTCTTTAGACGGTTGACTCGAAGGATCACACGGTGGCCGCTCTACATCCGTGCACAACACGAATCTGCAGACGATCTCGGCCACCGAGTTACACCACTCTATGGGGCACTACTGCTGCGAGGAGAGCAGCCACTGTGAGCAATGGTTTTGGTGTGAAACGTGATCGTGAGTGCATATGACCCAAGTTACCTAGAGGTAGTGGCTACCGCTCGGCGAACGCCCGCCAGTAGTCCCCGGAGTCATAGGCGCGTGGGTACGCGAACCCCGTGACTAACTATGCGGCCGCATAGTGCCCACAGGGGCGTAGCAGACCGCGGCGGGTTTTATGCCATGGCATAATTCGCGCCACTGCTGGAGAGCGCTGCGCAGAGCCACTCGCGAAGTCGAAATCAGGTGCACCGAAACGAGTCCCGCGAGGTCGAGTTCAGTGCTCGTTTCGACCGGCTGCTTTCGACCGGAAGAGCCAGTTAAACGGCGTTAAGTTTCAGCTGTGGCAGGTGAGGCAGAAGTGCGGATTCGAACTCGCCTCGAAGAGCGCCGGCGGAGCAGACGCAGGCACCGCCTCGCCTTGGTCGACGCTCCCCGACACCGAAGTCGAAAGGAGCCGCCCCCGAACTAAAACAACCCAATCAACCAGGCGACGAGAACGAGTCCCAGGAGCAGCCAGAGCGCCTGCGTCACCCGGGATTGCGGGTACTTGCGACGCCGGCGGGGCAGCTCCTGGTCCTGCTTGCGAAGTTGTTCGGGGTTGGCCATGGCTACGAGTCTAGCGGTTGGTCGTCGGCACGAGATCCCCGGAGGCGTCGGTAGAGGGCGAGACCGTGGTTGGTGAGGGTGTCGAGGAGCCAGAGCAGCCCCGCGGCCCCTACCCCGGCGAGGGGGACGAGCACCAAGAGCGCGATGGCCATTTGGGCCCAGAGCGGGGCGTCGATGAGCCAGTTCATGAGGCGCTGTCCGTCTGCGTGCCGTAGAGTCCGCGCCGCTTGAGCAGGGCGGTGACGTCGCGGTCGTGGCCGGTGAAGGCTCGGAAGGCGGAGGCGAAGTCGCGGCCCGCGCCCTGCGAGAGGATGTGGGTGCGGAAGTGCTCGCCGGCGGCGCGGAGGTCATCGCGGCCGCGGAACCACTCGAAGCCGTCGGCGTCGAGAGCCTCGGCCCACAGGTAGGAGTAGTAGCCGGCCGAGTAGCCGCCGGCGAAGATGTGGTTGAAGTAGGTGGAGCGGTAGCGGGGGTGGAGGTCGTCGACGTCGAGGCCGGCGTCGAAAAGTGCGCGCTGTTCGAAGGCGTCGATGTCGTCGAGGGTGTGGATCTCGGCGGCCTCCTTCGGGCTCAACGAGTGCCACGCGAGGTCGATGATGGCGGCGGCGAGGTATTCGGCCGTCGCGAAGCCTTGGCCGAGTTTCTGCTGCTCGCGCACGGCCTCGAGGTAAGCCTCCGGGATGACCTCGCCGGTGTCGACGTGGCGGGCGTAGTGGCGCACGACGGCGTCGTCGAAAGCCCAATTCTCGTTGATCTGGGAGGGAAACTCTACCCAGTCGCGCGGGACGTTGGTGCCGCTAATCGACGGGTACCGCACGTCCGACAGCAGCCCGTGCAGCGCGTGGCCGAACTCGTGGAACAAGGTGGTGACTTCGTCGATGGTCAACAGGGGCTGCGAGCCGTCGGTGGGCATGCTGATGCTCAAGACGTTGACCACGACGGGATAGGAGTCGGTGAGGTGGGCTTGGTCGCTAAACGACGACATCCAGGCCCCACCGCGCTTCGAGTCGCGGGCGGAGTAGTCGGTGAGCAGCAGGCCGAGGCCGCGGCCGTCGTGGTCGGTGACCTCCCAGATGTCGACGTCGTCGCGGTAGGCCTCGAGGTCCTCACGCAGGGTGACGGTGATGCCGTAGAGGAGCTGCGCGGCGTAGAAGACGCCGTCGACGAGTACCTGGCGCAGCGGGAAGTAGGCGCGGACGTCGTCGTCGGTGACACCCTGCTGTTCCTCGCGCAGGCGGGCGGCGTGGTAGGGCCAGTCGGCGGCGGTGATCTCCCCGCCGGCGCGCTCGGCGGCGAACTTGTGCTCGGCGGCGGCGTTGGCGCTGGCCGCGGGGGCGAGATCGGTGAGCAGGGCGCGGGCGGCGTCGGCATCTGGGGCGGTCTCTTCGGCGATGACCAGATCCGCGTGGGTGTCGTAGCCGAGCAGGCGGGCCTTCTCAGCGCGCAGGCGCACGGTCTCCAGCAGCACCTCGACGTTGGATCCCCGCCCGCGGGCCAGGGAGGCATCCAGCACCCGGGCGCGGGCGGAGGCGTCGCGCAGCTCGGACAGCGCGGACTGGACTGTCGGCAACTCGACGGGCAAAACCCACTGCTCGGTCTCCGGGTCGTAGAGGGCGTCGATGCGCGCCGGGCTGAGGCCGGCGAGTTCTTCGGCGGAGTCGAAACGCACGGCGAGCTCGTTGGTATCGCGTAAAAGGTTGCGCCCGAAGGTTTCGGAAAGCTCGGCCAGCCGGGCGTTGATCTGCGCGAGGCGGGCGTTGATCTGCGCGAGGCGGGCGTTGATCTGCGCGAGGCGGGCACGGTCCTTATCGTCCAATCCCGCCCCGCGCTGGCGGAAACGGGTGCACAGCAGCTCGTGGAGGCGGCGGGATTGCTCGTCGTCGGGAACGTCGATATCGCGCACGCGCTGGTAGAGCTCTGGGTCAGCGAAGATCTCGTCGGTGTGCCGGGACAGCTGCGGGATGATGTCTGCGGCGACCTCGTCGAAGGCTTCCGTGTGGTCGGTGCCCTGCAGATTGAAAAACCAGCTGAGGGCGCGCTGAAGCACCTGCCCGGAGGCCTCGAGTGCTTCGACGGTGTTTGCCCAGGTGGGCGTTCCTTGGGCCCGGATCTCCTCGACCTCGCGGCGCTGCTCTGCGATGCCGGTGCGCACGGCGGGGGTGACGTCGGCAAGCGTGATCGACGCGAACTCCGGCAGGCCGTACGGCAGCTGGGATGGGTGGGTGAAGGGGTTCTTATTAACCATGACCCGCCATCGTAACCACTTGCCTAGTATGGGCGTGCATGAGCGCCACCACGATCGTCACCTGCCCCGCCGGCACGATCACCGGGATCACCCCCGGCGATGGCACCCGCCGCTTCCACTCGATCCCCTACTCCGAGCTCGAAAGCCCCTATGCCGACCCTCGCCCGCGCCGCGGCGGCGAGGAGATCGATGCGACCGTCGCCCGCCCCGAGGCCATCGCTCTCAGCGTGACCTGCCCGGATACCGCCACCCGCGATAAGCCGGTCGTCGTTTATATCCACGGCGGGCGCTTCGAGGAGGGCACCCACGAGGACCCGCGTGTCGACGGCGCCCTGTACTCCTCCGACGTCATCGTCGTCCAGATCGGCTACCGGGTGATGCTGGAGGGTCTGGCCCGCTTCCACGACGACGAACCAAATCGCTACCGCGCCATCGACGACTGCCTCATCGGGCTGGAGTGGGTGCAGAAGAACATCGAGTCTTTCGGCGGCGATCCCACCAACGTCACGCTCGTGGGCCAGTCGGCGGGCGCGAGTATCGCGGCGTGGATGTGCCGGCGTGATCACTACCGCGGCGCTTTTCGACGCGTCCTCGCCGCCTCCGCCTCCTTCCCGCGCCGCGGATGGCACGACCGAAAGAAGCTGCTGCGCGGCATGCTCGGCAAGCCGCTGACCCGCGCGGCGTTGACGAAAGTCAACGATCGAAAGACCGCCAAGGCCTACGGGCGCTTCCGCACCCTGGCGGGCACCGACATCGCGCTCGGCCCGTGGCCGCTGGAGACGGCCGCGATGGCGGACGTCGATATCGTGGTGACCACCACGCGCGACGAGCTCTACCACGAACCGTCGGTGCGCTGGCTCGACGAACACGGCCTGGGCCCTGCCATGGCGCGCCTCTCCGCGCGGGCCCTGGGCCTTTCAGGCACCACCGCCACCTACCTCGAGGCCGCCCGCGCGATCGACCCCGACCGCCTCGGCGGCCGGCTCATCGGTGATGCGGTGATCAGGCGCTGGTCGCAATACCTCGCCGACGGCGCCCCGGGGCGGGTCTGGATGGCGGAGTTTAGGGGCGTCGATAAGCCTGCTCTACACTGCGCCGAGCTGGCGCCGCTGTTCGCCTCCGGCGGTTGTTCCGCCGAGCACCCGCTGCACCGCTGGCTCGTCGAGTTCGCGCGCACGGGCGAGCCCGGCTGGCAGCCCTATCACGAAGACACCGGCCGCCAGGCGATGGATATTTCGCTTGTCGACGGCCAGTTCACCCCCACCCGCGACCCCCTGCGGTATGTGCGCCTGGCGTTTCCGGATGCTTATTCGGCTAAGGCTTTGCGCAAGCGATGATCGGCCAGCTCCTCGACCAGCCACGGGGAAAACGCGCCCGGCGCGGCATCGACGGCGTCCATGAGCCGGGCCGGGGTGATCTCGAAGTGGGAGTCGACCTCCTCGGGGTTCGGGGTAACCGTGGCGCCGGGTCGCAGCCTCACGGTGTAGACGGGGCAGATCTCCCACTCGACGATGCCGGAGGAATCCGTGGCACGGTAGCGGAAATCGCCCAGCACCTCGGTGATCTCGGCGATGGCTTCCTCAGCGATGCCGAGTTCGAACCCGGCGCGGCGGATCACGGCATCGCGGGTGGATTCTGCGGGCAGCGGGTGTCCGCAAAAGCTGTTGGTCCACACCCCCGGCCAGGTGATTTTGCTCAGCGCGCGGCGGGTCAGAACAGTGGTGCCCTCATGGGTGAGCAGGTAGGCCGAAAAGGCGAAGTGCAGAGGGGTATCAGCAGTGTGCACCTCGCTTTTGACGGCGGTGCCGGCGGGCCGTCCGTGCTCATCGGCAAGGACAACTAGTTCCGGGGCAGGCTGCGGGGAATTCACATATCTCCGATCAGGATGCTTCTAGATAACGAGGTTACCGTCCCAGATCACGTTGCCGATTTCGAATTCGGCGTCGTAGAGGTTCGGGCGGCTGACCTCGAAGGTGAAGTGCAGGTTCGTCGTCGCCCCGACACCTAGCGGGCGGTCGAGCGGCACTTGCAGCGGCGGGGCGCCTTCGGGGAGTTCGGTCTCAAAGAGCGGGGCTTCCTCCTGGTCGCCGCCGAGGGCGTAGCGCAGGCTGGGCTCGCCGATCGCTTCCGGGTCCAGCGGTTCTTCGTTCTCGTTGGTCACCGCGACGGTGACGACGGTGCCGCCGTAGTTACCCGCGCGGGTTCCCTGGAAATGCCAGGTCACGCCCAAACCGGGGTCCTCGACGGGGCCGGTGATCTCCTCTGGGCGCACCGGGTCGATGTCCTCGGCCGCGGCGGTGGGGGTCTCGGAGGTGGTCACGCTCAGCTCGCCGCCCGGGGACACCTGGTCGACGGTATCGCCGTCGGCGCAGGCGACCAGCAGGCTCGTTGCCGTCAGTGCGCCGACGAGGGCGGCGGTTCTACGGGTGCGGACGTGCACTGTCATATGACCTTCCCGGGCGGAACTGGTTATGGGGGCTCGACTATCGTGCAAAGTCTAGCCTGCCCACACTGCCTAGTCATCAACGCCCAG
Encoded proteins:
- a CDS encoding M3 family metallopeptidase, whose translation is MVNKNPFTHPSQLPYGLPEFASITLADVTPAVRTGIAEQRREVEEIRAQGTPTWANTVEALEASGQVLQRALSWFFNLQGTDHTEAFDEVAADIIPQLSRHTDEIFADPELYQRVRDIDVPDDEQSRRLHELLCTRFRQRGAGLDDKDRARLAQINARLAQINARLAQINARLAELSETFGRNLLRDTNELAVRFDSAEELAGLSPARIDALYDPETEQWVLPVELPTVQSALSELRDASARARVLDASLARGRGSNVEVLLETVRLRAEKARLLGYDTHADLVIAEETAPDADAARALLTDLAPAASANAAAEHKFAAERAGGEITAADWPYHAARLREEQQGVTDDDVRAYFPLRQVLVDGVFYAAQLLYGITVTLREDLEAYRDDVDIWEVTDHDGRGLGLLLTDYSARDSKRGGAWMSSFSDQAHLTDSYPVVVNVLSISMPTDGSQPLLTIDEVTTLFHEFGHALHGLLSDVRYPSISGTNVPRDWVEFPSQINENWAFDDAVVRHYARHVDTGEVIPEAYLEAVREQQKLGQGFATAEYLAAAIIDLAWHSLSPKEAAEIHTLDDIDAFEQRALFDAGLDVDDLHPRYRSTYFNHIFAGGYSAGYYSYLWAEALDADGFEWFRGRDDLRAAGEHFRTHILSQGAGRDFASAFRAFTGHDRDVTALLKRRGLYGTQTDSAS
- a CDS encoding carboxylesterase family protein, which translates into the protein MSATTIVTCPAGTITGITPGDGTRRFHSIPYSELESPYADPRPRRGGEEIDATVARPEAIALSVTCPDTATRDKPVVVYIHGGRFEEGTHEDPRVDGALYSSDVIVVQIGYRVMLEGLARFHDDEPNRYRAIDDCLIGLEWVQKNIESFGGDPTNVTLVGQSAGASIAAWMCRRDHYRGAFRRVLAASASFPRRGWHDRKKLLRGMLGKPLTRAALTKVNDRKTAKAYGRFRTLAGTDIALGPWPLETAAMADVDIVVTTTRDELYHEPSVRWLDEHGLGPAMARLSARALGLSGTTATYLEAARAIDPDRLGGRLIGDAVIRRWSQYLADGAPGRVWMAEFRGVDKPALHCAELAPLFASGGCSAEHPLHRWLVEFARTGEPGWQPYHEDTGRQAMDISLVDGQFTPTRDPLRYVRLAFPDAYSAKALRKR
- the idi gene encoding isopentenyl-diphosphate Delta-isomerase — protein: MNSPQPAPELVVLADEHGRPAGTAVKSEVHTADTPLHFAFSAYLLTHEGTTVLTRRALSKITWPGVWTNSFCGHPLPAESTRDAVIRRAGFELGIAEEAIAEITEVLGDFRYRATDSSGIVEWEICPVYTVRLRPGATVTPNPEEVDSHFEITPARLMDAVDAAPGAFSPWLVEELADHRLRKALAE